The Candidatus Omnitrophota bacterium genome has a window encoding:
- a CDS encoding UDP-glucuronic acid decarboxylase family protein — MKKRVLVTGGAGFIGSHMCDLFLGKGYEVICADNFITGSMANIRHMLKEKDFLLLKRDVTRPFDIKGPLHYLLHLASPASPPDYLRYPLETLEVGSLGTRNALETAKKKRSAFLLASTSEVYGDPLRHPQDEGYWGNVNPVGPRSVYDEAKRYAEAVTMAYRTHCGVDTHIVRIFNTYGERMRPNDGRAIPNFIGQALKARPITVYGDGSQTRSFCYVSDMTAGIYKLLTSGIHTPVNIGNPSEMTVLELAGLIIKLTGSKSRVVFKKLPVDDPKVRRPDIARAASLLKWAPKVPLERGLIKTIEYFRGI, encoded by the coding sequence ATGAAGAAGAGGGTGCTTGTAACGGGCGGCGCGGGCTTCATAGGCTCGCATATGTGCGATCTCTTCCTGGGGAAGGGGTATGAGGTGATCTGCGCGGATAACTTCATCACCGGCTCCATGGCTAACATCCGACACATGCTGAAAGAGAAGGATTTCCTGTTGTTGAAACGGGACGTAACGCGCCCTTTCGACATCAAGGGGCCGCTCCATTATCTGTTGCACCTGGCATCGCCGGCCAGCCCGCCGGACTACCTGAGGTATCCTCTGGAGACCCTGGAGGTGGGCTCTCTCGGGACCCGCAACGCGTTGGAGACGGCAAAAAAGAAAAGGTCGGCGTTCCTGCTGGCATCGACGAGCGAGGTCTACGGCGATCCCCTGCGCCATCCGCAGGATGAGGGCTACTGGGGCAACGTGAACCCGGTGGGGCCGCGCAGCGTATACGATGAGGCGAAGAGGTATGCCGAGGCCGTGACCATGGCCTATCGGACCCATTGCGGTGTCGACACGCATATCGTCCGCATATTCAATACTTACGGGGAGAGGATGCGCCCCAATGACGGCAGGGCCATACCTAACTTCATCGGCCAGGCGCTCAAGGCCAGGCCGATAACCGTATACGGCGACGGTTCCCAGACAAGGAGTTTCTGTTATGTGAGCGATATGACAGCCGGTATCTATAAGCTGCTCACCTCCGGTATACATACGCCGGTAAATATAGGGAACCCGAGCGAGATGACCGTCCTTGAGCTGGCAGGCCTTATAATAAAACTGACCGGGAGCAAAAGCAGGGTGGTCTTTAAAAAGCTGCCCGTGGATGACCCGAAGGTGAGACGGCCCGATATCGCGAGGGCGGCCTCTTTGCTGAAATGGGCCCCGAAGGTGCCGCTTGAGCGCGGGCTCATAAAGACCATAGAATATTTCAGGGGCATATAA
- a CDS encoding DegT/DnrJ/EryC1/StrS family aminotransferase, with product MKIPILNLKAQYAEFEKETLARVKAIMREQDFVLGQEVRTLEAGIAKYCGTKYAVGVASGTDALILSLKAMGIGPGDEVITTPFTFMATAEAIALVGATPVFAEIDRATYNIDPARIEEKITPRTKAILPVHIYGLCVDMDPVLEIAKKRRLKVLEDAAQAIGSEYKGRRAGSMGDAGAISFFPSKNLGAFGDAGMVVTNDPKICESLKLLRVHGSDRRYYHDVIGYNSRLDNLQAAVLNIKLKRLEGWIKERIAIARYFDKKFKALPLKTPYVPDGYRHSYYLYVLRGADKDGIERSLIDSGIETRTYYPVPLHLQKCFSYLGYKEGAFPEAESACRETFAVPLYPELTGKEKEYITGKIAGFFRD from the coding sequence ATGAAGATACCGATACTTAACCTGAAGGCGCAATACGCGGAGTTCGAAAAAGAGACGCTCGCGAGGGTGAAGGCGATAATGCGGGAACAGGACTTTGTCCTGGGCCAGGAGGTGCGGACCCTCGAGGCCGGTATAGCAAAATACTGCGGCACGAAATACGCCGTCGGGGTAGCTTCGGGCACCGATGCCCTGATATTGTCGCTCAAGGCCATGGGTATAGGCCCGGGAGACGAGGTCATAACTACGCCTTTCACTTTCATGGCCACTGCCGAAGCGATCGCCCTCGTCGGCGCAACGCCCGTCTTCGCGGAGATCGACCGCGCCACTTACAATATAGACCCGGCCCGCATAGAGGAGAAGATAACGCCCAGGACGAAGGCCATACTGCCGGTGCACATATACGGGTTATGCGTCGACATGGACCCGGTCCTCGAGATAGCGAAGAAGCGCCGCCTCAAGGTGCTGGAAGACGCCGCGCAGGCGATCGGTTCGGAGTATAAAGGGCGCAGGGCCGGCTCGATGGGCGACGCCGGCGCCATAAGCTTCTTCCCCAGCAAGAACCTGGGTGCGTTCGGGGACGCCGGCATGGTGGTGACTAACGATCCGAAGATCTGCGAGTCGCTGAAACTCCTGCGCGTCCACGGGAGCGACAGGCGCTATTATCACGATGTCATAGGGTACAACTCGCGGCTCGATAACCTGCAGGCCGCGGTCCTCAATATAAAGCTGAAACGCCTGGAGGGGTGGATAAAGGAACGTATAGCCATCGCCCGATACTTTGATAAAAAATTCAAGGCGCTTCCTCTCAAGACCCCGTATGTGCCGGACGGTTACAGGCATTCGTATTATCTATACGTGCTGCGCGGCGCCGACAAAGACGGCATTGAGAGGTCGCTGATCGATTCCGGCATAGAGACGAGGACATACTATCCGGTGCCGCTCCACCTGCAGAAGTGCTTCAGCTATCTCGGCTATAAGGAAGGCGCGTTCCCGGAAGCGGAAAGCGCCTGCCGCGAGACCTTCGCCGTGCCCCTCTACCCGGAACTGACCGGAAAAGAGAAAGAGTACATAACGGGCAAGATCGCCGGCTTTTTCCGGGACTGA